From the genome of Candidatus Nitrosocosmicus oleophilus, one region includes:
- a CDS encoding anthranilate synthase component I family protein gives MSSDLDRLFKIDIEPTFVDLNTRIHPFEIFKSLSEVFNDLFIFESLEGPEELVESSIIGFGPKYKIKCYNKTLIVYKKERILRKISFTDPLDTLKNCFPIVSNKDYRYVGGLVGYFCYEAIKYWEKINVKSNTSFPILEFGFFDDGLVYDHTKKRLEYFSYEKSRIETIKKIIKRKTKTQRKYDSTFSLPKRSIKKKAFENKVNQIKEHLSAGDIFQTVLSKKIKFTFKGNHLELYEDLRKINPSPYMFYYKTGSRILLGSSPEMLLRITGDQVETYPIAGSRPVSVDKGITERLRRELLKDRKEIAEHTMLVDLARNDLGKVCRFGSVVTSELMKVKKFSHIQHLVSHVEGILDKKYDSFDAFRAVFPAGTISGAPKIRAMEIINDLEPESRGPYAGSVGYFSFNQSCDFAITIRSIFFNGERAFTQSGAGIVIDSVPAKEYQETEDKSNAILSTLKTIKKTGNKTSIN, from the coding sequence GTGTCAAGTGATCTAGATAGGTTGTTCAAAATTGATATTGAACCAACTTTTGTTGATTTGAATACACGCATCCATCCATTTGAAATATTCAAGAGTTTAAGTGAAGTATTCAATGACCTTTTCATTTTTGAATCATTGGAAGGACCTGAGGAATTGGTCGAATCATCCATTATTGGCTTTGGTCCTAAATACAAAATAAAATGTTACAATAAAACATTAATAGTATATAAAAAAGAGAGGATTTTAAGGAAAATTTCCTTCACAGACCCTCTCGACACACTGAAAAATTGTTTTCCAATAGTTAGTAATAAAGATTACAGATATGTTGGAGGACTTGTAGGTTATTTTTGTTATGAGGCAATAAAATACTGGGAGAAAATCAATGTCAAAAGTAATACATCATTTCCCATTCTTGAATTCGGGTTTTTTGATGATGGCTTAGTGTACGATCATACGAAAAAGAGACTAGAATATTTTTCTTATGAAAAATCTAGAATCGAAACTATTAAAAAAATTATCAAAAGGAAAACCAAGACGCAAAGAAAGTATGACTCAACATTCTCATTGCCAAAGAGAAGTATAAAAAAAAAGGCATTTGAGAATAAAGTGAACCAGATTAAGGAGCACTTATCTGCTGGAGATATATTTCAAACAGTTTTATCAAAGAAAATAAAATTTACTTTTAAAGGAAACCACCTGGAATTATACGAGGACCTCAGAAAAATTAATCCTTCACCTTACATGTTTTATTATAAGACCGGTTCTAGGATTTTGCTTGGATCCAGCCCCGAAATGTTACTAAGAATAACCGGGGATCAGGTTGAAACTTATCCCATTGCTGGTTCAAGACCGGTTTCAGTAGACAAGGGTATTACAGAACGTCTCCGAAGAGAATTACTAAAGGATCGAAAAGAAATCGCCGAACATACTATGTTGGTTGATCTAGCCCGAAACGATCTTGGAAAAGTTTGTCGATTTGGTTCGGTTGTTACTTCAGAATTAATGAAAGTTAAAAAGTTTAGTCACATACAACACCTTGTATCTCATGTAGAGGGCATCTTGGATAAAAAATACGATTCATTCGACGCATTTAGAGCTGTATTTCCGGCTGGCACGATATCAGGAGCACCAAAAATAAGAGCAATGGAAATAATAAATGACCTTGAACCAGAAAGTAGAGGACCATATGCTGGATCTGTTGGCTATTTTTCTTTCAATCAATCATGTGATTTTGCGATAACAATAAGGTCGATCTTTTTTAACGGAGAGAGAGCATTCACACAGTCTGGTGCAGGAATTGTTATAGATTCAGTGCCTGCCAAAGAATATCAAGAGACAGAAGATAAATCCAATGCTATACTCTCAACGTTAAAGACGATTAAAAAAACCGGTAACAAGACCTCAATTAACTAG